Proteins from a genomic interval of Helicoverpa zea isolate HzStark_Cry1AcR chromosome 31, ilHelZeax1.1, whole genome shotgun sequence:
- the LOC124645009 gene encoding uncharacterized protein LOC124645009 isoform X1 encodes MRTGLTTECIGGPGCKSPRGRSIGRRPACPRSRPAPPRHSQLALRASRTPPHRAARSHSRYQVMEAKYVWRLVAGLILLSAVIVSAEGEVWEESEHEVLIRSERGAKNRETCRYVRGAWSECDSKTNFRSRKLTLKKGDPASCESIKTIQKKCKKACRYEKSSWSECSPNGEMSRTDMLKANSDSSCDQSRRITKKCNKNKQVKTSKDKGKKGRRNRQ; translated from the exons ATGCGTACAGGACTGACTACTGAGTGTATAGGTGGTCCCGGGTGCAAGAGCCCAAGAGGCAGATCAATAGGCAGGCGTCCTGCGTGTCCCCGGTCCCGCCCGGCTCCGCCGCGCCATTCGCAGCTTGCTCTCCGCGCCAGCCGCAcgccgccgcaccgcgccgcacgCTCGCACTCGCGATACCAAGTCATGGAG GCTAAATACGTGTGGCGCCTGGTAGCAGGGCTGATCCTGCTGTCAGCTGTGATCGTGTCTGCCGAAGGTGAAGTATGGGAGGAAAGCGAGCACGAGGTTCTCATTCGCAGCGAGAGGGGCGCTAAAAATAGAG AGACTTGCCGCTACGTGCGCGGCGCTTGGAGCGAATGCGATTCGAAGACCAACTTTCGCTCTAGAAAACTGACTCTGAAGAAAGGGGATCCAGCCAGCTGTGAGAGCATCAAGACTATCCAGAAGAAATGCAAGAAAG CCTGCCGTTATGAGAAGTCTTCCTGGAGCGAGTGCAGCCCCAACGGTGAGATGTCGCGAACTGATATGCTGAAGGCCAACAGCGACTCTAGTTGCGACCAGAGTAGGCGCATCACTAAGAAGTGCAACAAGAACAAGCAAGTCAAGACTTCCAAAGACAAGGGTAAGAAAG GTCGCCGAAATCGTCAGTAA
- the LOC124645009 gene encoding uncharacterized protein LOC124645009 isoform X2, with protein sequence MEAKYVWRLVAGLILLSAVIVSAEGEVWEESEHEVLIRSERGAKNRETCRYVRGAWSECDSKTNFRSRKLTLKKGDPASCESIKTIQKKCKKACRYEKSSWSECSPNGEMSRTDMLKANSDSSCDQSRRITKKCNKNKQVKTSKDKGRRNRQ encoded by the exons ATGGAG GCTAAATACGTGTGGCGCCTGGTAGCAGGGCTGATCCTGCTGTCAGCTGTGATCGTGTCTGCCGAAGGTGAAGTATGGGAGGAAAGCGAGCACGAGGTTCTCATTCGCAGCGAGAGGGGCGCTAAAAATAGAG AGACTTGCCGCTACGTGCGCGGCGCTTGGAGCGAATGCGATTCGAAGACCAACTTTCGCTCTAGAAAACTGACTCTGAAGAAAGGGGATCCAGCCAGCTGTGAGAGCATCAAGACTATCCAGAAGAAATGCAAGAAAG CCTGCCGTTATGAGAAGTCTTCCTGGAGCGAGTGCAGCCCCAACGGTGAGATGTCGCGAACTGATATGCTGAAGGCCAACAGCGACTCTAGTTGCGACCAGAGTAGGCGCATCACTAAGAAGTGCAACAAGAACAAGCAAGTCAAGACTTCCAAAGACAAGG GTCGCCGAAATCGTCAGTAA